A single uncultured Fibrobacter sp. DNA region contains:
- a CDS encoding RNA polymerase sigma factor RpoD/SigA, with amino-acid sequence MSDFNEALYFRDLNRYPTLTPQEESALLKIIKTGETEEIRKSALQRLIRGNLRFVVSVARKYQGRGLSLLDLINEGNLGLFKAAKRFDMDKDVKFISYAVWWIRQSIQKALFEQVGAVRIPPNKLALVNRFKRALMQNGGDYEKTIAMEEFAPYERDIVEVMEKIVDISLDAPIGDDAGGGSSSADSVSTLMDVLGSDGNQDEDLERDERRKLIQETLSSLPQREEEILRMFYGLDTIEDTTLKDIGEDLKLSRERVRQIKNKTLRKLQKSKEHKEKLVDFLEL; translated from the coding sequence CTATACTTCCGGGACTTGAATAGGTATCCTACGCTGACTCCGCAGGAGGAATCGGCGTTGTTGAAGATCATCAAGACTGGAGAGACGGAAGAGATTCGCAAGTCCGCACTGCAACGCCTTATCCGAGGCAATTTGCGGTTTGTGGTCAGCGTTGCGCGCAAGTACCAGGGCCGCGGTCTTTCCCTTTTGGATTTGATTAACGAAGGCAACCTTGGCCTTTTCAAGGCGGCCAAGCGTTTTGATATGGACAAGGATGTCAAGTTCATCAGCTACGCCGTGTGGTGGATTCGCCAGTCCATCCAGAAGGCGCTGTTTGAACAGGTGGGTGCGGTCCGCATTCCGCCGAACAAGCTTGCCTTGGTGAACCGCTTCAAGCGTGCCTTGATGCAGAACGGCGGTGACTACGAAAAGACCATCGCGATGGAAGAATTTGCCCCGTATGAGAGGGATATCGTCGAGGTTATGGAAAAAATCGTCGACATTTCTTTGGACGCCCCGATCGGCGACGATGCCGGTGGTGGCTCCAGCAGTGCGGATTCGGTGAGCACCCTCATGGATGTGCTCGGTTCCGACGGCAACCAGGACGAGGACCTCGAGCGCGACGAGCGCCGCAAGCTCATCCAGGAGACGCTGTCGTCCTTGCCACAGCGCGAAGAAGAAATCCTCCGCATGTTCTACGGCCTGGATACCATTGAGGATACGACTCTCAAGGATATTGGCGAAGACCTGAAACTCAGCCGCGAGCGGGTACGCCAGATAAAGAACAAGACCCTCCGTAAATTGCAAAAGAGCAAAGAGCATAAAGAAAAACTCGTGGACTTCCTGGAGCTGTAA